A genomic region of Methanophagales archaeon contains the following coding sequences:
- a CDS encoding tetratricopeptide repeat protein, protein MVESRAKIVAVVCIIGLIIALGAATYTLVTGSQYMHYYNLGEEAQEAGYYDKAIEYYNRAIELNPGFVDAYYNRGACYATDSFFHHYDKLPGQTYIEAGLTDEQEAFDNAMADFNKVLELDPNYALAHFGKGNALYLYVDSYTNRATKVIPEYEKALESKDWIRNKAGVEGVAAVYTNMGRTYLAMGEIEKAYESYKKALDLARIDTALEHQAPVCIELGKYDEAYSLATEYISMAEGSEEQDLALMPGMIAAYQLGKYDEAIKYGNEIIESFPDSGYVAEAHRFLAKIYREQGKDKEAREHIDAAINVCTDMIESEETAVADIPGAYYERGLAYFDLGEYDKAIKDFKYLVEHPEIANREIAHENYWLEGNIGLACACSQVGNNSEAKDVLTRLFSRLDSDPNLQGWKKYRVEDIKTLLNEINAGKSISIPMMYEILGK, encoded by the coding sequence ATGGTAGAGAGCAGAGCTAAGATTGTGGCTGTGGTCTGCATAATAGGGCTGATAATAGCTCTTGGGGCTGCCACTTATACACTGGTAACCGGTTCGCAATACATGCATTACTACAATCTCGGCGAAGAGGCGCAAGAAGCAGGGTACTACGATAAGGCGATTGAGTATTATAACAGGGCAATTGAGTTGAATCCCGGGTTTGTGGACGCGTATTACAATCGAGGCGCTTGTTATGCGACTGATAGCTTCTTCCATCATTACGACAAACTTCCAGGTCAGACGTATATAGAAGCGGGACTTACAGATGAACAGGAGGCATTCGATAATGCAATGGCAGATTTTAATAAGGTGTTAGAGTTAGACCCGAATTACGCACTGGCGCATTTCGGCAAAGGAAATGCTCTATACCTGTATGTAGATTCATACACCAATAGGGCAACAAAGGTCATTCCAGAATATGAGAAAGCGCTTGAATCCAAAGATTGGATACGTAACAAAGCCGGAGTGGAAGGAGTTGCAGCGGTATATACCAATATGGGCAGAACTTATCTCGCCATGGGCGAAATAGAAAAAGCTTACGAGAGCTACAAAAAAGCGCTTGATTTAGCAAGGATAGATACGGCGCTGGAGCATCAGGCACCAGTTTGCATTGAACTCGGCAAATATGATGAGGCATACTCGCTGGCTACTGAGTATATCTCGATGGCAGAAGGCTCGGAGGAGCAGGATTTGGCGCTTATGCCCGGAATGATAGCTGCTTATCAACTTGGTAAGTATGACGAGGCGATAAAATATGGCAATGAGATAATAGAAAGTTTCCCGGATTCTGGCTATGTCGCCGAGGCGCACCGGTTTTTAGCTAAAATATACAGGGAGCAGGGAAAAGATAAAGAAGCAAGGGAACATATTGATGCAGCAATAAACGTGTGCACGGATATGATAGAATCAGAGGAAACCGCAGTTGCAGACATTCCTGGTGCATATTACGAACGGGGCTTAGCATATTTTGACCTTGGCGAATATGATAAAGCGATAAAAGATTTTAAGTATTTGGTGGAGCATCCAGAGATAGCGAATCGCGAAATCGCTCATGAGAACTACTGGCTTGAGGGTAATATCGGATTAGCCTGTGCGTGCTCGCAAGTGGGGAACAATAGCGAAGCGAAGGATGTTTTAACACGCCTTTTTAGCAGATTGGACAGCGATCCGAACCTACAGGGCTGGAAGAAATACAGAGTAGAGGATATAAAAACATTGTTGAACGAGATAAACGCGGGTAAATCCATATCAATACCAATGATGTACGAGATACTTGGCAAGTGA
- a CDS encoding radical SAM protein: MSGIPATPFSFFLPSPKMLKRIFSYLTLQIEPTRECNLNCKICMRRHLEEKEGSLSFEHFKHILDAYNFRYVGLHGWGEPLLNPELFDMLNYAKSRGVITNLTTNGILVEEHVRNILASGLNDLAFGIYNMDFLDRFKSGLEKLLSERSHRNLVIPKTYFDITIYRDNYDEIPDLIETAIDLGIDAVILHRLFNVYKVDSDVRYITRDEEETLFSEVKKLSKEKRYKIYLPREHILPCIYVKRSIFVAWNGEVTPCCYLPNYSLGNALNDNFKTILKARTVFIRDMRTHPVCTKCIW; the protein is encoded by the coding sequence GTGAGTGGAATACCTGCCACTCCTTTTTCATTTTTTCTTCCCTCACCAAAAATGCTCAAGCGAATATTCAGTTATCTGACATTGCAAATAGAACCTACAAGAGAATGCAACCTGAACTGTAAAATCTGCATGAGGCGGCATCTCGAGGAGAAGGAAGGTTCTCTCTCTTTTGAACATTTTAAGCATATACTTGACGCATACAATTTCCGCTATGTCGGACTGCACGGCTGGGGTGAGCCGCTCTTAAACCCTGAATTGTTTGATATGCTGAACTATGCAAAATCGCGTGGCGTGATAACTAACCTCACAACCAACGGCATACTCGTTGAAGAGCATGTGAGGAACATCCTCGCCTCGGGCTTGAATGATCTCGCTTTCGGGATCTACAACATGGATTTTCTCGATAGATTCAAGTCCGGTCTGGAGAAACTCCTAAGTGAGCGGTCGCATAGAAATTTGGTTATCCCAAAAACGTATTTTGATATCACCATATATCGTGATAATTATGATGAAATTCCTGACCTTATTGAAACTGCCATAGATTTGGGTATAGATGCAGTAATCCTCCATAGACTCTTTAATGTATACAAAGTGGACTCTGACGTGCGATACATAACGAGAGATGAGGAAGAGACGCTGTTCAGCGAGGTGAAGAAACTGAGCAAAGAGAAGCGATATAAGATTTATCTCCCGCGAGAGCACATATTGCCCTGCATCTATGTAAAGAGGAGCATTTTCGTTGCCTGGAATGGTGAAGTAACGCCCTGCTGCTATCTCCCGAATTATTCCCTGGGAAATGCACTCAATGACAATTTTAAAACCATTCTGAAGGCAAGAACTGTGTTCATCAGGGACATGCGCACACATCCCGTCTGTACTAAATGTATATGGTAA